In Salvia miltiorrhiza cultivar Shanhuang (shh) chromosome 4, IMPLAD_Smil_shh, whole genome shotgun sequence, the DNA window tcgtatcctcagggactgacacaacgaaataactctagctatctcttaaacagactataacagtagacaggcaacagaaagtaggaaggtttgattagaactaaattcaaataacaacaaataaaataaggtaaaaactcaaataataaaagactctgaccctagggatgtacttttactaattaattacatgcatttaatctattgattcaattaccaatttaatccaaccctgatgagagatcacaaaactattcacaagcttctctaacgaacacctatgaaagtagattaatttacccccttcacattcaagactccaaggaataaattaactcccaaacgtacacaaagaatagctccctatagtttcacctatcccattcaagtgtcaaggctactactataacatgcattcctgaatcggctgaacaattatcgcattcaagtctcaaactgaacagctagacatgtaaaatattggccaaataattcacaagaaattaagcactagaaatcatgaatcacaagttggagggcaaattgatatcaacaaatcatacacacataattaatcagctatgtacaaaccctaggttcagattaacgaactagccaaacataataaaagaaagcaaaaacataattaatgagaACTCAATTcgaaaagataaaagtgatacaccaattgaaagaactgaattaaataaaactctgaataaaataattgtagcggcttgaatcttcaatcttgtggaaatccaatccaagctgtaaaaactggaaagcaataataatctaaagctatgaaactgagaaaataaagttgggaactgaaaaaggaaccctagataggtcaaaagaagacctatttaaagtatcagggtaaaatacagtgtttgaaacccagaagaactctaaaaagCGAAAAATCTCGCAAACCCGtcaaattcggcggtcaaactcggcggtcgccgtttaggtcgccgaatttgtgCTGAAAAATGGCCAAATTCGGCGCTCGCCGAATTTAGAACTCGCGGTGCAAATCTGAAACAGaaatttcggcgaccaactcggcggtcgccgtttaggtcgccgaagtttgactgctgcgcgcggcgtttttgtttcggccataactttctcgtccgaactccgatttatgatctgtttgtgctcacgaactcttatcgagatgatctacaacttctatttctgaacattgttccaaattcgaactcaataaatctgcaaattccttcaaagttcgagtaagaatcatgtttcacaagataaagcaaattaagcacaaaacaattatccaacactcaatttcctataaaattaacatcatatgaacattaaaaaccatggaaatatgagtgttatcaactgcaaagtgaaactaaaTCTTGACGACGTGTTTAATCACAAAGGTtatttcgaaagaaaagtttttcgctgccagtgttattagtctagctgataaatcttcgaatagtcagtaagatttataacactcctctgttttacaaacctgactgaagcctaacgcatatcagttaaagtcttgtaCTTAACTtatatctctttactgaagagagatTCAATATCAGTCATCAACCGAAGTTTTTCTTAACTCTTTCACTGTTAAAAAGGttgtgttggtttgtttttgataaaaatagcctataggtgtattcctcctcccccatacacctattctagaccttccgggacctaacaattggtatcagagcaagttgttcgcaagaacaatttgcTTTGACCCTGTTctattgaactagatcattttaaaaaaagaaggtCTTAAAATTCTTTTTCCTAAGTGCTAACTGCGTTCCTTAtctgttttatttcttttcttgtaCAATGGAAACTAACTACAGCTGAGCCTCATCACTCCCGATGttcagtattgaaaaatacaacATATGGAAGTTTCAACTGAAAAGCTTCCTCACTGCCCAACACTGTAggatgtgggaagtcatcaccgaTGGACCAATCGTCATCACCGAAGTGGTCAAGAGGATTCCAATGGACATGACAAGAGATCCATTTGATGAAATCCAAATCAACTTAAAGGCCGACTTCaccacaaaagaaaaaaagcaaGATGAGCTCGATAATCttgccaaaagcatcatctccggaaCTGTCccagacaagcacgtcaccaaaATCATCAAGTTCAAGCCGGCAAAGAAGATGTGGaacattcttgaaggaatatGCATCGGATCAGAGGAAATTAAGGAGAACAAGCTGTCCATATCTTGTCAAAAGTTCGATTCCTTCCTCATGCTAAAAAACGAATCAGTTGAAGAGATGGAGCTCAGATTCAACCTGGTTTCGAATGAAGTGAAAATCTATTGATCACAGAGCTTTaaatagaaagaaataaaaaatgataattgTGCGGCCAAATCCCATCCATTCCCAGAATGTGGTTTCTTAGTCATCTGTTCTTTGAGACAGGATTCACAAGCACCATATGACACAAACAACGTTGTTTGTTTTGTATATTGAGAACACTTCTTTCACATTCAAGAAAATATAAATCAGTCAAAATAGAGACACTTCCACAAAATGATCCATTAAGATCAAATGAGCGACTATTGTTTCCAAAATAGAAGGAAAAACCTTCAATGTCTAGCATTAGAATAGAGATAGAAAGAACCAAATAACAATTATTTAAAACTAGTTTATTTCCCGAAGGAAAATCTAATCTATAAGTTCTCACGCATTCAGTAGCAACTCTTGCTCCATTTCCCACTTGTAGATCGACTTCCTCGAGTATCACTTTCCTAGTTTTGCTTAGGCCCTGCACATTATTACAAATGTGTGAGCCACATGCTGCATCTAATACCCAGGATTGtgaattactcccttcgtctaccaattcaaggcctacttgcctttttggtccgtccacaaaaacaaggtctacctatttttggtaagtttttatttattatttaatcaaaaaagtcaaagattctttacaaaaaagtgggaccctttctccactcaactaataaaaatacattttttcttaaaaagtgggacactttctccactcaactaataaaaatacacttttttcttaaaacccgtgttttttcatataggcctttaattggtggacggagggagtatcaataaACATGTTTATCTCAATAACAAACATACCTGGTGCACCTTGTGCCTTGTATTTCGGGCAGTCTCTCTTCCAGTGCCCATTTTCATGACAGAATAGGCACTCATCATTTGGCAACTTCGGCTTTTTCTGAGCCCCTCCACCTTTAATCTTTAAACCTGCAACAAATGCTTTCTTctgcttgtttttctttttgaaggatTTTTCAGTGGTGTTCACCATGAGCACAGATTTGCCTATAGAGGTGAAAAATTCGTAGGTCTTCAACATGTTGTGTAGCTCAGGCAGACTTGCCTTTGTGCCGTTCATATTGAAGTTCACAATAAAGCTTTCAAACGAGGCAGGCAGAGACTGCAAAATTAGATTGACAGAGACATTAGAGGGTAGCATCGTTCCAATTGATGCCAATCTCTCAATCAACCGGATCATCttcagtacatgatcagaaacctGGCTCCCATCATGAAGCTTACACTTAAAGAGATCTCGAAGTATCTCATACTCCATTGTATGAGCTTCCGTAACATACAGACTCTTCAAGTGTTTTAGCATATCATAAGGGAACATGTGTTCGTGTTGCCTCTGTAACTCAGTAGTCATAGAGGACAACATCACACATTGAGCCGATGTTGCATCCTCGATATGCTTCTTATGTGCAACTTCATCAAACAATGCATACTCTACAGATTGCTTGTCGGGAATGACAGTGATTGGGTTGTCTAAGACATACTCAATCTTTTCTAGCCTTAAGACCAGACGCAACCAACGAAGCCAATCCGTGAAGTTCGACCCAGTCAACTTGTTTGTGTCCATCAAACATTTCAACGATAAATTGGACATTGTATctgaacaaaattaaataagaaaaacaaattAGAAAGAGTAAACTTTGATCACATTGTATCACCAATCGAACAATGGGTCATCATATTGATTAGCTCACACTAATTTTGACATATCTTACACCACCAATGCAAAATACGGatttataatctatataaattttaatagtcCAAGATCCAACTCTATATTATGCAGTCTTTGCTTTGTTGATAACTACAATAATATCACTTAGTAAGCctctaagccaattgcaacaacaattttgcaACTTCTGtttattaatccaattaatctgCGTCCTTAAATCATAATGATCGTTTTGTGTCACAAAATGATTTAAGCAAGTCAACCCACAACCTATGAATGAGCATTGGCCTTGTCGATTTAGAGCatacaattttatgtaaatgCTCTTGGACAAAAAGATTAGGTAACTCAAACAATTATGATAGACGTAATGTGTTTACACATAGACTTGTATTTAGCAGGTATTTAGCATGTTATactaattgcttatatttaatatccaatattaaatagcaaaacAATTATTGGGCGCCGCCTACCCAGGCATATAAAACGCAAACCACATATATTGGGCATCGCCTATCCAGGCATATAAAATGCAAATCACATATATTGGGTGCCGCCTGCCCATACATAGTAATGCAGACTACATATATTAGGCGCCGCCTAATACTTAAGGATAAAAACGGTCTCTaactattataataaaataatgagaataaaatcaaatagcatgTTTATTACATCATAGCACAAAATCTCTACGAAtaaatcattaatcaaattaaaattttattatctattttaaaatatgggctaatcaatttatattaattctacATTAATATAAACTCACATTTAATatcattatttcaaaaataataataaattgacatatattaattcaattaatcaatttatattaattcctatttataaatatttttactattattattacaaaaaaaaattattaa includes these proteins:
- the LOC131023488 gene encoding uncharacterized protein LOC131023488 — its product is MWEVITDGPIVITEVVKRIPMDMTRDPFDEIQINLKADFTTKEKKQDELDNLAKSIISGTVPDKHVTKIIKFKPAKKMWNILEGICIGSEEIKENKLSISCQKFDSFLMLKNESVEEMELRFNLVSNEVKIY